The following are from one region of the Silene latifolia isolate original U9 population chromosome 9, ASM4854445v1, whole genome shotgun sequence genome:
- the LOC141598513 gene encoding uncharacterized protein LOC141598513, whose amino-acid sequence MVQVMTNFPPDTRVVGCLAGEEAMGLRALSDYISTSVSCNQTYAFVTRICCGGELDEFIEEHVAVSSGPWRPLIHEVCNKLCNIKVSRAHPVILIIEELPNLQEDDIPGVLKEVFGSPLNSDGNIEAVYVKFPAEGWFKIIPKAAEFWVTVSKRGFKTCYLLCLVATTMMTDGAE is encoded by the exons ATGGTGCAGGTCATGACTAATTTTCCACCTGATACCCGTGTTGTAG GCTGTTTGGCCGGTGAAGAAGCCATGGGTTTGAGGGCTTTGTCCGATTATATTTCAACCTCTGTGAGTTGCAATCAAACTTATGCATTTGTG ACTCGGATATGCTGTGGTGGAGAACTGGATGAATTCATCGAAGAACACGTTGCAG TATCCAGTGGTCCTTGGAGGCCATTGATTCATGAAGTTTGCAATAAGTTGTGTAACATAAAG GTCAGTCGAGCTCATCCAGTAATCTTAATCATCGAAGAGCTACCAAATCTCCAAGAGGATGACATCCCTGGG GTTCTGAAGGAAGTTTTCGGGAGCCCCCTTAATAGTGACGGTAATATCGAAGCTGTTTATGTCAAGTTCCCAGCTGAAGGATGGTTTAAAATCATCCCAAAAGCAGCTGAATTTTGGGTCACTGTATCGAAGAGAGGCTTCAAGACATGTTACCTGCTATGTTTAGTAGCAACAACGATGATGACAGATGGAGCCGAGTAG